The stretch of DNA attgttttagcgaaacaaaagagtttttcaaatgaaacaaaaattaataaaaataagtaaagaattttttttatattacctagtaaatgaaaggtttatgctattaaacacttaaattgagagtattaaacatactcatgtgaaaggaaaatatacaataaataaaaagatgaaaaatatattggagatgcgaatgagtttcatgacaaaccaaataattagaagaaataaaaaattgaaaaataaataaacaaatatatatatatatatatatatatatatatatatatatagggttacttaattaatttaaatactgACGGAGATAtgacggggacgggtattatggcggggatatgtacatacCCATAACCATCCTCATACTCAATTGAacaagtcggggattccccatacccatactcatacccaatCAATGCGAAAATTTCCCATCAAAACGGAGatgggttcggacaatacccacggggacagATATATTTGCCTATCTCTAAAATCAGGTAAGATtcaataaatatgatatttaatataaaaaaacattattttagagGTAATTAGTATTTTGTCattaatattgcatttattaTATTCATTGGATTTTGTCTAACTCGAGACAACCTCGACTTCATTTTGGTAGAGAATACACATCAAACATATTCTGATCGAGTATGAGAAGATAAGAGTTGTACAAAGATAAAGAAAGGAGATGATAACCATTTTTACATAGTGAACTcgatatcataaaaataattttataaatattttagtgttACTAAAATATTTGAGGCCTTCTCCCTGTACCTCCAACGATTCTTCAGTACCCCCAAAAATTACTCTAATACCCTTATTTACAACCGGCTGAGAGAGTGGGTGAAAGTGGTTACgacgcagtaaatttcatttactgcgtcaccaacatcctgcacccccaaaacgtGACTTCTTCAAATCCGTTTCGTTTCTTCTCCATCCCGTGTTCACTTCCATTTAAATTTTTGCTCTCTCAGTGGTTCGTGATGGCTCAGAGTTTTAATTTCTCTGTCCTTCATTCGTCTGTCCTTCATTCGTTCATTCTCTCTGCTGTTTCCTTCATTCGTTCAATCTCTCTGTTCGTTCATTCTCTCTCTGCTGTGGTCCCTCTTCCGGTTTGTATCACttgcatttattatttttaaagaatgtTGTTTATTCTCTCAGTGTCTTTACTTTCCGCTGTTCATATTGTGATGGAAGGTTATTTCGTTGTTTGAAGGAAGGTTGTTGTAACTCTGTTATCTTTCTCGTGCTAGTTTCCATCCAGGTTAGCCCCAGCTTAAACTTTTTCTTCTGTTTGCTTTTATCTGAAAcgtatataagaaaatattttatgaaacggaGACAACTTTGACAAAACGAAATacgtttaaataaaaaaatcaaaatgcatGCGAAACGGAacacagaatccgtttcatacagtatgaaacggattctgtattccgtttcataaaaaaatttgcaaatttttttatgaaacggaatacagaatccgtttcatactgtatgaaacggattctgtgtTCCGTTTcgtataaattatgattttcgTACCATTGCATATGTATCACAATTGAATAACTTATTTGTTGAAATTTCTGCTCCTTATTTGTATGGATGTTTTGTCCAACACATAAACACTTGAAGTCCAAACACTTGAACATgaaatagaaaccaaaattttgtttttctaaacgGATTACATAATCCGTGTGTTAAAGATGTGAAACGGAATAGCTATTCCGTTTCATAATTTGATTTTGTGTGTTGgttatttacttattaaaatttctttatttattatagttcATTATGGAAGAGCGTTGGTTATTTCTTCAGTACCCCCAAAAATTACTCTAATACCCTTATTTACAACCGGCTGAGAGAGTGGGTGAAAGTGGTTACgacgcagtaaatttcatttactgcgtcaccaacatcctgcacccccaaaacgtGACTTCTTCAAATCCGTTTCGTTTCTTCTCCATCCCGTGTTCACTTCCATTTAAATTTTTGCTCTCTCAGTGGTTCGTGATGGCTCAGAGTTTTAATTTCTCTGTCCTTCATTCGTCTGTCCTTCATTCGTTCATTCTCTCTGCTGTTTCCTTCATTCGTTCAATCTCTCTGTTCGTTCATTCTCTCTCTGCTGTGGTCCCTCTTCTGGTTTGTATCACttgcatttattatttttaaagaatgtTGTTTATTCTCTCAGTGTCTTTACTTTCCGCTGTTCATATTGTGATGGAAGGTTATTTCGTTGTTTGAAGGAAGGTTGTTGTAACTCTGTTATCTTTCTCGTGCTAGTTTCCATCCAGGTTAGCCCCAGCTTAAACTTTTTCTTCTGTTTGCTTTTATCTGAAAcgtatataagaaaatattttatgaaacggaGACAACTTTGACAAAACGAAATacgtttaaataaaaaaatcaaaatgcatGCGAAACGGAACACAGAATCTGTTTCATacagtatgaaacggattctgtattccgtttcataaaaaaattatgaaacggaatacagaatccgtttcatactgtATGAAACAGATTCTGTGTTCCGTTTcgtataaattatgattttcgTACCATTGCATATGTATCACAATTGAATAACTTATTTGTTGAAATTTCTGCTCCTTATTTGTATGGATGTTTTGTCCAACACATAAACACTTGAAGTCCAAACACTTGAACATgaaatagaaaccaaaattttgtttttctaaacgGATTACATAATCCGTGTGTTAAAGATGTGAAACGGAATAGCTATTCCGTTTCATAATTTGATTTTGTGTGTTGgttatttacttattaaaatttctttatttattatagttcATTATGGAAGagcgtgaatttagttatttgagtttcttggattctcaagcgGATTCTCAACAAAATTGTAGTCTCATGTCAgagttttctgattttgttcatGATATCTGCGAACAAGATTATACATCTCATTTTACAACCGATGATATTTTCTCAACACgtgaagatttaattaaatgGGTTAGAGGGGTTGCTTATAATCTTGGGTTTGTCGTTATTATTCTAAGATCGGATAAATACAATGGACAaccaggaagaaagacccatgtattattaggttgtgaaagaggtggaaaatatagaaaatacaagTCTGATGCAGAACCCAGTTTATCTGGgacaagaaaatgtgattgtccCTTTAGATTGAGAGGGAGACCCATCTCTCAAGGGGAGGGATGGGTGTTGAACGTAAAATGTGGTTACCATAATCACGATGTCTCTTCTACTCTAGTTGGTCACCCCTATGCGGGTAGGTTGAAGTCTACTGAACAGTCGTTGCTTGTTGATATGACCAAATCTCAAGTCAAACCTGCAAATATACTTCTcactttgaaagaaaaagatgattgtAATGTTACAACTCTGAAGCAAGTGTATAATGCGAGATATAGGTACAAACGTTCAATAAGAGGTTCAAGAACTGAGTTACAACAGTTAATGTTGATGTTGGAACGTGATCACTACATCCATTTTAGTATATGTCTTGATGAATCTGATGTGGTAAGCGATTTGTTCTGGACCCATCCTGATGCTGTGAAGTTGTTAAATTCATTCAACATTGTGTTCTTAATGGATAGTACCtataaaaccaacaaatatcGGTTGCCATTACTTGAGATTGTTGGTGTGACCTCAACGGGATTAACTTTCTCGGCCGCTTTTGCATTTTTATCTAGtgaaaagcaaaataatttcatttgggCTCTTGAAAGGCTAAGAGGTCTATTTATGACGTCCGAGGGTGGTCCACAAGTCATTGTAACTGATAGGGATCTTGCTCTAATGAATGCTGTTGGCATGGTGTTCCCTCAGTGTTATCATCTTCTATGCCGTTTCcacattcaaaaaaatgtgcagGCAAAGTGCAAAATGTTAGTAAATTTTGTTGACGCATGGGATGTTGTACTTCAAGCCTGGGAGAATGTCATGGACtgtgaagatgaattaaagttCAACGAGTGTGTTCATCGTCTTGAGCTTGTTTGCCAGCCATGACCTGTATTCTTTGAATATGTTAACGACTCGTGGATCATTCCTTATAAGAAATTCTTTGTGAAGGCATGGACGAACAAAGTTATGCATTTGGGGAATACAACATCAAACAAGTATGTTTGTATTTtgctattaattaatttttttttattaatggtttaTATGATTTCCTTGTATAAATTGTACTAGGGTTGAGTCTGCTCACTGGAGTCTGAAGAAAGTTCTTGGAAGTAGTATGGGAGACCTTTGTTCGTGTTGGGATGGAATTCACAACGTTATTATCTTGCAACACAACGAAATTAAGGCATCTTTTGAAAGAAGTATAAATCTGATCAGTGACTCTTACAAGGCATTGAGTTATAGAAGATTAGTGGGTAATATTTCTAGATGTGCCTTAGAACTCCTTGCTCCAAAATTGGAAAGAGTAAAGAAGATTGGATTCGATAGTAGTCGTTGTGGCTGCATTCTCAGACAAACTTATGGTCTACCATGTGCGTGTGAATTAGCACGATATGATCCTGGGATTATTCCTCTCCAAGAAATTCATGTCATGTGGACTAGGTTGAGCTTCTCCAATGTCTCGTCTTCACAATCTGAAGGGCAATTATCTATTCAGAGGGAGGTTGATCTACTGcttaatcttttcaaagaagttgATATTGCAGGAAAAGTgaccataaaacataaattacttgaCATAGTTAGCCCTTCCATGACATCGATGTTACCACCACTGAGTAAAGTTAAGACGAAAGGTGCAGCTAAGATTCATAGATCAAAGAAATCAACCAAACGTGATCCCTCCTATTTTGAGCATGTGGACGCCTTCATAGAGTCCTCAAGACAAGACACATTTGTtgcaaaaacagaaaacaaggTGAAGAGCAAACGTGTAATTGAAGAGAAAGTAATACCCATGCTAGAACAGTTCAATCCTGTTTTTCATCCATATATACTCGATGTTGTCGATGTTGTGGCGGACGGTCATTGTGGATATAGATGCATTGCTGCATTGTTGGGTATGGGTGAGGAGTCGTGGCCTCTAATCAGACATGATCTATACAAAGAACTTAGCCAATGGCGAGATGAATATGCAACGTTAGTTGGAGGCTATGATCGTCTGGAAGAACTGAGAAAGTCTTTGCTAGTTCAATCACCATCAGGGGTATAACTTCTATACACCACTGTTGAAATTTATgtattacaagttttttatgattttgttttatcataatctaattaattatatacaggCTAATCGAGACAAGTGGATGACTATACCAGACATGGGGTATGCGATTGCTAATCGGTATAATGTAATCCTCGTGTGCTTGTCATCAGTTCAGAATTTGACTATATTCCCACTTCGTACATCCCCACCTACTTCGCAAAGTCAACATCGACTAATTTGTATCGGACATGTTTACAATTCTCATTTTGTTCaggtatatatgtttatatatatatatatatatattatttttataaataactttatttctCTATTGACTAATTGCGTATTTACAAGTTCGTCTACAAGAAGGCTGTCCATTACCGACAGTGGATATCATATCATCTAGCAATTGTTACCCAAAGGCAAAAGGGTGGACATCATTTTATAGAGATAGGATGCAAGCATTCCTAGATTTACACATAGTGGATCGTAGTTATGTAGATCTCATGGAAGACTGATATTTGTTGATTGTATTTAAGTATTTCACtgttgtagtttgtaattattttaccaatatataaaattctaactCCTTTGGCCAAGGGACGGATATATTTTGGCCTCGTTGCTAacattaaataacttaatataaaataccATATATAGATGAAATATCTTAACATAAAATCCAATACAAATGTCAACTCTAacatcaaatacaaataaatcgCCTATCCAGACGTAGATGGTCGTCGATCTCGAACTCTACGTCCTCCTCTAGTCTCTTCCTCTTCAAGTCCATCTTGAGCCATCTGCAACAACTCATGAGTGCGATCCCAGGCAACTGTGCCCTCAGTAACATCTCTACAGTCTATCATCCGCTGAAGACCACCTACAATGCGTTTCACGAGACCCTGTCATAATAACAagttaatgtcaaatattaatagttactaataatatgaACAACTAAATGTGTGACATACCAATAAACCACTGGAAGATGATGACGGTGACGTCCTCTGGACTGTTATGTCATCTGGCAAATTCCGACGAAGTCGGGGCACAAGCACAAGGCTAGGTCGGTCGGCCTCAGCTCCACGTAAAATGTATGGATGGGAGACTCTCCTAAACCACTGCAAATATCCATCCGAACATGAAAAGGGAGCTGGTGCTTGGACCACTTGATGTACAACAAACTGCTCGTGCTTTTTCCACCGATCATCAATAGCCTCAAAGTCCATCATGGGAACTGAACTAGGCGGTCGTGGAATAGGCTGGATGAAGCCAAATTGTCGCAACACACGCTCCGGCAAATGACGTTGTACGACGGTCCCAACCCTCAGGAAGCCAGAAAACATGCTATGTGTTACCAGTTGTCGTGCAGCTCTGTGTGCTACATATGGGTTCCAAATCATCCCATCATATGTCAAGCCATCCAACTGGACTCTAACATCAGCTATAGCGGAAATGGCGCGTCCAGTGACATAACGTAGAGCACGGGGTTCAGTCTCCACATATGTATCCTGTACTTGCTTCCTTCCCAATGTAGGGAAGTGCTCGTATATCCAAGCctgtatcaaataatatttcatttaaccattgtcatataaaactaaaaacaagtgaaataaagaataaaatgttatataaatgggTACCTGCAGAAGAGGTAGATATCCAGCTAATTGCTTTGTATTTGCAAAGCTGGCATCTCCTAGCTGCTCATATAAGTGGACAAGAGCAGCAACTCCCCAACCATATGTACGACATGTGGAGAGATCTCTAAATAGCTCCAGATAATGTGTACGAACATAGGTGGCGCTTTTGTTAGCAAATATCGTGCACCCTACAAGATGCAAAAGATATGCACGTGCAGCAAACTCCCATTGCTCGTTTTCACAACAGCTGTCATACAAGTCCCTCAGCCAGCTCAGTCGGACCTGTGCACCCCGACTTTGATTCAGCTCCACACATGCCATGGCCCGGTCAACACCAAGAAGTGTCGTCAAAATCTGAACAGAATCTTCATATTCAAGATTCTCAGTCGAGCAAAAGTTTTCACTGATGGAAACATGGAGAAGTGACGATACGTCATCCAAAGTGATGGTCATCTCCCCAATGGGTAAATGAAAAGTATTAGTCTCGGGATGCCATCTCTCCACGAAACCCAATACTAACCCAAGGTcgatatattcatataaaatgtCGCACAAAGGCGATAATCCCGAAGCTAACACAAAAGGTGCAACAGCAGGGTGAGGACGTCctaatttcttaacttttttaatatgggAGACCACTTTCACAGCTCGATCCTAATAGAAGaaacaaacaacaataaaaatacttaacaacaacaaaaaattaaacctatataAAAACTTCTTACTCACCTGACCATCCCATATCATGCGTGCAACATGATCCTGGTACTGCGTCAATAAAGATGTATCATACGGCCCACCAGGAAATCCTCCACCATCATTATCCTGCTCGTCCTCCCGAGGAACGTCAGGAACCTCATTCTCAACAATGTCATCCTTAACAACATTAGCCTCATGCTGACCCCTTCTACGAGCCGATGTTGTCGGTCTCTTTCGTGCACCACCCTGTCTGGAACTCTCGGGTGCATCATTTGAACCACGTCTAGATATATTTCCTCTGGTCCTAACCATAtctgtaataaaataaaatacaaattaataaataaaaaagaataaatactcGCACTCATCtttccttattttcttttcctcatACAAACACAACTGCACGTTCAATTTCATCAAACAGAAAcggattttgaaaaaaaataataataataaacgtcaaacggattccaaaatccgtttttttaaaaaaaaaaattgaaacggattacacaatccgtttcaaaaaaaaaataaattacagaaacggattccaaaatccgttttgtaaaaaaaaaaaaagtgaaacggattacacaatccgtttcaaaaaaaaaaataaacaaacggattccaaaatccgttttgtaaaaaaaaaaaaagggaaacggattacacaatccgtttccaaaaaaaaaattaaataaaaacggATTCCAGAATCcgttttgaaaacaaaaattgaaaaatagggAAACGGATTCCGCAATccgtttccttaaaaaaaataaaaacatcacaCCCTTCCTCTCCAACGCACACCACTGATCAACCCAACCCACCTTTCCAGATTTAACAACATGTAAAAAcctatatataaaatcaattcaaataaaaatatatacatgcattcaaataaaaatatacactgtctaattttaaaaaacaaaaaacgacTTACCTGCAAATGAGAAGTCGCGGGAAAGGATCAAAGGTGGTTGCCGACGGTGGGGAGAAGAATGGTGTGTGGAGGAGAAAAGGATGGCGTGGCGGCGACAATGGTTCGGTGCACTGGGGGAGAAGATGCTTTGTGGGGTGCAGTGGGGGAGAAGGGGAGTGGGGGAGAAGATGCTTTGTGGGGTGCAGTGGGGGAGAAGGGGAGAAGGAAGCTTTGTGGGGTGGGGAGGTAGGTCAAAGATTCTCAAGAGTGTGTGCAGTGTGTGCAGCGTGCAaagggagagggagagaatctgctttttttttattgggGTGCGGGTAGAGGggttttgggggtgcagtgTGGTGAGGGGTGTGAGGGGTGCAGGGGTATTTGGGGGTACGCAGTGAAAACAGAcacagtaatttttttttaaccagGGGCAACGTTGGAAATAAAGGAGGTTTTGGAGGTACAGGAGAGTttattggaggtgcagggagaagctcccaaatattttataaatattttttgaaagttCGGAGCAAAATTTATAGTGTGTGTTGTCATGTCAACACGTTAAAACTTAAGGGTTAATATGACTTATCATAAATTCAAGATATGTGggggttgaaaaataaatattcaaggTACTTACAGTAAAATAAAATCTGACCTATTTGTGGCTTGGttcatcaaaattaaacaatttctcaTCTCTTTTATGAATAGATGCTGCCATGCAGAAGCTCGTGAGCTTTAGAACAATTATACTTTATTACAATTCATTTTAGATCAAgtgttattttacttttacatattttaattctttctcTTTTACCTTGTTATGTGgacaataaatattttcactGCCTCTATTAATTgggaaaaaattgttttctcAATTAGATCATATTTTATTCGTATTTTCTTCCACCCAGTTATTTGTAGCAATTACTTAGGTTTCAATCACATGTCAGGTAAATGGAACTATCTTCAACCATATTTGATTATGTGTGTGAAACAAATTGAAAGTAACGTTTGATTTGGTCGACTTGTTTTGTATTCgcatattgattttgaacttAGTGATGATATAAAAAGCTAAAATGAAAGATTGGGTTAAactatgtttttgtttggtctATAAATGTGTTATAAACTTATTTGGAGGGTTAGAATGTGTCGATatccaataaataataattttttttttcaaaatatttttaaaataaaagtttaactaattaaaaaattagtaactaggaagtagtaaaataaaaaaaaataaaaaaaaaatagaaaccttaaatttaaaaaaaaacagaaaatttccggataaaactataaaaataaacaaacaattaaaacCTTTacctactatttttattttgacgtCTCATTTATGATTCTTTCTGTTAGgaatctaagtgtgagtctaGGTCCCACATtagctagaaatgagaaagtggagcattatataagaatcaagacccataaacccattgccttaagatttttggttgagagtggtgttCTTTCTTACTGTATTtgcaaaatttcttttatacctataaaaaaactttaaatcctaaaaatatttttgaccaTTAAAGTAAAGTCACACCACACGtattatatttctaaaattttttggatatcaactttcaaaaattaaaatatattatcagaAATTCATTTCGAGAAAGATGCTAAAGAAATTGTTAGAGGTGTAGGGATAAACAGCCTACATTATTTTCATGTTGAGCTAATAGTTCGTGTCCACTTTGCCATCCAGACcatactatttttatttctaacatCCTCAccccttttatttctttttacgcCCCACTCAAAATCCTAATTCATGATTGGAACTTCGACATGTGTCATGTGTGCATCACTAAAAATCCACTGCACTTTCATTCTCTCTGCACTGAATCCAGATTTTCTGGGTATTGTTGTCTTGTTCAGAATTAAAAATacacaatattaatattttaaaaatcttttaaatatattttaaaactttaaaaacaatagtaataatattttttactactcTCGCaccctgtttttttttttttctgctttgcACCCATTGCATGTTTTATAATTTCTGGACTGAGatctttattttacttttgataATCCTTGTTTCACTTTTTAAACCTTCACTTCTTTTACTATTTGGCACCTCAGTTTTCATATGTAcaccatttaaaaaaatagatatagtaagataaaagtaattttttcaacttttactTTTTGGTATTTGTACGATCATTCTATCTTATAGTCTCATGACACCCTTCTTCAAATCatccaaagataaaaaatgtataaaatttttaaaacaaaaatatatcaagacttaaacaattttatttttataagaattacgTGAttcctgattttttttttatttttttatgaatggaAATACTTTGTGCAAGGTCAATCCTTATCGAATtcgtaaaaaacaaaaatcgaATAGTTTTCTAGAACTAGATAACATTGATTtgttatgaatgaaaatatatagGAGTGAGGTAATCCTtgttaaacataaaatttgtaaaaaatatttttgtttattttgtataatcttttcttcttatttatgaaaaaaattcatatagtaaacttttttgttgttgtatatttaattaaatttaccGTTTTTGAACGAACATTGTAGGGTACTACCACCTTCCCTATACATAATCAACTCACGAACTCAAAATATGATTTCACAAACCACACACTTATTTGTGGTTTTTTTCGTAGTTTTTTAGATTAAACTATAATGGCAACTCTCTCTATATATTTGAATGTATTTTTTTCACTGTTCGATTGTGATTTGGTTGTAACAAAATAAGTAAAGTGCCACGTGCACAAATAATGGGAGCAACATGGCATATGATGGAGGAGGGGAACAACATAATAATACCCTTGCAGCAGAGTTAGTTACACATAATCACTAGGTGTCAACAAATCATGATTATGTGGGATTGAGAAGGAGCAAAAGGGTGAGAAAGAGAAGCAACGAATTAGAAGGTTACATGGGTTGAGGAAATTATGAAAAACGTGCCTTTctaacttcatggccaaggacTTTTAGGAGTATTAAGAATTAAGAATGTTACATTGGTGCTTTCATTACCATCATGGTCGAGAATGAGGCTCAAGGACTCACAGGCTGAAGTAAAATCGCAACATGCAAAACTTCAACAGTTGATAGAGTCGTAATTAAAATCACACGAGCGAATGTACCAATTACAAAACACATTTGATTTGTTATTACAACACCATTCTCAATCTCATGATGAGTCCTCTTCGACCTCTTCCTATGGTGCTCAAATCTCCCTTGTTAATGTCTTTCCTACGCACAATATTTCTTTGGGGTTTCCTCATATCGATGGCACCTCATATGTATTAGAATGGATTTTCAAGGCTGAATAGTTTTTTGGCTATCACAATATCCCAGATGCGGATAGAGTTAACATTGTTGCGATATATTTCGAACAAGAGGTGGTACCTTGGTTTCGTATGTTGTCTTGGTTAAATGCGATTCACTCTTGACAAGATCTCACTAGAGCCATGAAATCCCAATTTGGTTCATCCCCTTTCAATTGACCTATGGTCGATCTCTTTAAGTTGCAGTAGATAAGGTATGTTTTGGAGTATTATCTCCATTTTATGTCTTTAGCTAATCGATCTTATGGCTGAACCCCATAAGCTctccttaattatttttttagtggaTTACACATTGAAATTAGGCGAGATGTGGTGGCACAATGTTCGCCAATGTTGCTGCGTGTAGTGGCTTTGACCAAATTATATGAGGATCGATACTTACCACAACCTAAAGTTTGCAATACCATccatatacatttcaaattttccttCCCAACTCTTAGTACCTCGAATGTTACGGTCGTGACCACCGTTCCAAAGAACAAACAAGCCTTACCTCCATTATTGCCTACTCCTAATATGGCTCCTAGG from Vigna unguiculata cultivar IT97K-499-35 chromosome 8, ASM411807v1, whole genome shotgun sequence encodes:
- the LOC114195084 gene encoding uncharacterized protein LOC114195084, whose protein sequence is MEEREFSYLSFLDSQADSQQNCSLMSEFSDFVHDICEQDYTSHFTTDDIFSTREDLIKWVRGVAYNLGLRGRPISQGEGWVLNVKCGYHNHDVSSTLVGHPYAGRLKSTEQSLLVDMTKSQVKPANILLTLKEKDDCNVTTLKQVYNARYRYKRSIRGSRTELQQLMLMLERDHYIHFSICLDESDVVSDLFWTHPDAVKLLNSFNIVFLMDSTYKTNKYRLPLLEIVGVTSTGLTFSAAFAFLSSEKQNNFIWALERLRGLFMTSEGGPQVIVTDRDLALMNAVGMVFPQCYHLLCRFHIQKNVQAKCKMLVNFVDAWDVVLQAWENVMDCEDELKFNEVESAHWSLKKVLGSSMGDLCSCWDGIHNVIILQHNEIKASFERSINLISDSYKALSYRRLVGNISRCALELLAPKLERVKKIGFDSSRCGCILRQTYGLPCACELARYDPGIIPLQEIHVMWTRLSFSNVSSSQSEGQLSIQREVDLLLNLFKEVDIAGKVTIKHKLLDIVSPSMTSMLPPLSKVKTKGAAKIHRSKKSTKRDPSYFEHVDAFIESSRQDTFVAKTENKVKSKRVIEEKVIPMLEQFNPVFHPYILDVVDVVADGHCGYRCIAALLGMGEESWPLIRHDLYKELSQWRDEYATLVGGYDRLEELRKSLLVQSPSGANRDKWMTIPDMGYAIANRYNVILVCLSSVQNLTIFPLRTSPPTSQSQHRLICIGHVYNSHFVQVRLQEGCPLPTVDIISSSNCYPKAKGWTSFYRDRMQAFLDLHIVDRSYVDLMED